The following coding sequences lie in one Rutidosis leptorrhynchoides isolate AG116_Rl617_1_P2 chromosome 4, CSIRO_AGI_Rlap_v1, whole genome shotgun sequence genomic window:
- the LOC139843201 gene encoding GATA transcription factor 8 yields MTSQSYMEEIDCASFFDQIDDLIEFPPVNDTSLDSDNCNEYINMWTNNFDEFQVSDSVFIGSRGDKNATAALSAELSVPYEDIVQLEWLSNFVEDSFSGGEMTINKENVSTQKETVIVSHQFDTSSPVSVLESSSSSSSSSSNSGSGKMIPLSPIQRGPQKARSKRPRPTTFNPRVMMELLSPLVFVPVSSSSESEKNFTSSCGPNMVAPEPVEKKKKKLKKPKIQFSQVEENDSHNDNRQVVRKCMHCEITKTPQWRSGPMGPKSLCNACGVRYKSGRLFPEYRPAASPTFVPTLHSNSHKKVVEMRTKFGPNETMAIVKTEPEPELIPNINPIADYF; encoded by the exons ATGACAAGCCAAAGTTATATGGAAGAGATTGACTGTGCAAGTTTCTTTGATCAAATAGACGATTTGATTGAATTTCCTCCGGTTAACGATACGTCTTTGGATTCCGATAACTGTAATGAGTATATCAACATGTGGACCAACAATTTCGATGAGTTCCAGGTTTCTGATTCCGTTTTCATCGGTAGCAGAGGAGATAAGAACGCCACTGCAGCTCTGTCGGCGGAGCTTTCTGTTCCG TATGAGGATATTGTTCAGTTGGAATGGCTTTCGAACTTTGTGGAAGACTCGTTTTCGGGTGGTGAAATGACCATTAACAAAGAAAATGTTTCGACACAAAAAGAGACGGTAATTGTAAGCCACCAATTCGATACTTCAAGTCCTGTGTCGGTCCTCGAGAGCAGTAGCAGCAGTTCTAGCTCCTCCTCCAACTCGGGCAGTGGTAAGATGATCCCACTCAGCCCAATTCAACGTGGGCCACAAAAGGCCCGAAGCAAGCGTCCTCGGCCCACAACTTTTAATCCTCGGGTCATGATGGAACTCCTCTCCCCTCTTGTGTTTGTGCCAGTTTCATCTTCTTCTGaatccgaaaagaattttacatcTAGTTGTGGGCCGAATATGGTTGCGCCTGAGCCCgttgagaagaagaaaaagaagctgAAAAAGCCCAAGATCCAATTCAGCCAGGTGGAGGAAAATGACAGCCACAATGATAACCGACAAGTCGTTAGAAAGTGTATGCATTGTGAAATTACGAAGACACCGCAATGGCGGTCAGGCCCAATGGGCCCAAAGAGCCTTTGCAATGCTTGTGGTGTTCGTTACAAGTCAGGGCGGCTGTTCCCAGAGTACCGCCCTGCAGCCAGCCCGACTTTTGTTCCTACATTGCATTCTAACTCCCACAAAAAGGTTGTTGAAATGAGAACCAAGTTTGGCCCGAATGAAACTATGGCTATTGTTAAGACCGAGCCAGAACCAGAGCTCATCCCAAACATAAACCCTATTGCAGATTACTTTTAA